One window of the Dermatophagoides farinae isolate YC_2012a unplaced genomic scaffold, ASM2471394v1 contig4, whole genome shotgun sequence genome contains the following:
- the LOC142598017 gene encoding fidgetin-like protein 1, producing the protein MELQTKIYGSEANWHKIKDERQKAKNKIQNSQKSSNQMKPVIGFRKNLHQLDSQTIIPEQTKPQKGPVELVLESYPQLSEAHLQQMLTCLTLPSGLDVTEHSIAGLEKVKALIKNKILRPLCRPDIHKGLYRPTNGILLFGPPGTGKTTLAKWIATESAAAFFNVTPANLTSKFYGETESLVKTLFCAARVLAPSIIFFDEVDSILSKRTDKEEESTTRMKNQLLQFMDGFTNDEKKTVIVIGATNRPNCLDEAALRRLSKRIYIPLPDHFSIAAQIKTILSDHAEQMNLTNDVELSWVDSYAKNLSGYNGSDIRSLCIKAAELVYQTYLASYMV; encoded by the exons aggcaaaaaataaaattcaaaatagtCAAAAAAGTAGTAATCAGATGAAGCCTGTTATAGGTTTTCGAAAAAACTTACATCAGTTAGACAGCCAAACTATTATACCGGAACAAACTAAACCGCAAAAAGGTCCTGTCGAACTAGTTTTAGAAAGTTACCCACAACTTTCTGAAGCACATCTACAACAAATGTTGACGTGTTTGACTCTGCCTTCGGGCCTTGATGTCACAGAACACAGCATCGCTGGCTTAGAAAAAGTTAAAGCGTTAATTAAAAACAAGATACTAAGACCTCTTTGTCGTCCCGACATACACAAAGGTTTATATCGACCGACTAACGgcattttattattcggtCCACCCGGAACAGGTAAAACGACTCTTGCGAAATGGATCGCTACAGAGTCTGCAGCTGCTTTTTTTAACGTCACACCAGCTAATCTGACTAGCAAATTTTATGGTGAAACAGAAAGCCTTGTAAAAACGTTGTTTTGTGCAGCTAGAGTATTAGCTCCTTCAATAATCTTTTTTGATGAAGTTGACTCGATTTTGAGTAAACGAACAGACAAGGAAGAAGAATCGACTACGCGCATGAAGAACCAATTATTACAATTCATGGACGGATTtacaaatgatgagaaaaaaacagtaaTTGTTATTGGAGCTACAAACAGGCCTAACTGTTTAGATGAAGCAGCCTTGCGTAGACTGTCAAAGCGAATATACATTCCTTTGCCAGACCATTTTTCAATAGCAGCTCAAATAAAAACCATTCTTAGCGACCATgctgaacaaatgaatttgacCAACGATGTTGAGCTTTCTTGGGTTGATTCTTACGCAAAAAATTTATCCGGTTACAACGGCAGTGACATTCGAAGTTTATGTATAAAAGCTGCTGAGCTAGTCTACCAAACG TACTTGGCTAGTTACATGGTTTAA